In the Ignavibacteriales bacterium genome, TTTATGGACTCCGGCTATGAAAGAATTTTGAGAATAGTTGGAAAGAAACATGACTTTATAGGCGTGGTTTTAACTGATGATAAAGAAAATTTAATCCCTAAAGTTGGTCTGATTAAAATCCAGGACGCTGAAACCGGCGAAGAAAGATACATCGATACTTCCGATAAAGTTTTTCAAAAGTGGTTTGTTAGAAACCGGCTTGAAAATTTTGAACAAAGAAAATCATTGTTTATTAAGAGCCGGCTGGATTCAATTAGTATTAATACAAATAAATCTTACATAAAACCTTTAATTGATTTCTTCCGATTACGCGAGAGACGATGGTAAAAAAAGTATTATTAGCAATATTTGTAATAGGTTTTACATTCATTTCTGTTAAAGCGCAGAGTGTTTCTGTTAAAGCTTCGGTAGATTCTTCACGCTATCTTGTTGGTGATTTTATAAATTATTCCATCATAATAAATCATCCAAAAGATGTTAGCGTAAATTCTCCATCTATTAAGGATAGCTTAAAAGGAATTGATTTAATAAAAATTGAACCGGTTGCAACAGAAGAAAAAGATGGGAGCGTAACTTCTACATTTAAATTTATTTTAGCTAAATACGATTCCGGAGATGTTCATATTCCAGCTATACCAATAATCTATAATCGGAAAGGGAATCAAGCTAAAGAAACTACATTAACCAACACGGTTTATCTTACAGTAAGTACATTAAATGTTAATCCACAAAGTGATATTAAGGATGTGAAAGAACCGATCAAGATTCCTTTGGATTGGCGATTAATTTTGATGTGGAGTTTAATTGCTCTGGTTATTATTGCTGCTGGAGTTTATGGATTTTTATATTATAGGAAGAAACGATTACAAAAACTTGGAATAATTGAAGAGATAAAAAGAGAACCGTACGAAATTGCTTTGGAAGAACTTAAATTGCTTGAAGAAAAAAAACTCTGGCAGCAAGGCAGGATAAAAGAATATCACACTGAGGTTACTGGAATCATCCGCAAATATTTTGAAGGAAGATTCCTTGTTCCTGCTTTAGAAATTACAACAGACGAATTGTTAAATGGACTTAATGGGGTGGCAGATGCTGAATCAATTACAAAAATCACTTCTGATTTTTTGAACAATGCTGACTTAGTTAAATTTGCAAAGTTTGTACCGATGAATGATGTTAATGAAGAGATGCTGAAGCAAGCTTATCAAATAGTAAACGATACAATGCACAAAACAGAAGATAACATGCAAATTGAGTCGGAGGTAGTTGATGTTCACTGACACTCACTTTGCTTATTCATGGATGTTTTATTTTCTTCTGCTCCTTCCACTGCTAGCTTTTTGGTATTGGAAAACTGGCAGGAATAAATCAACCTCAGTAACTTTTTCATCATTAAAAATCTTAAAGGGATTTCCACCAACTCTGCGGGAGCGGTTACGACATTTAATTTTTGTTCTTCGATTGCTCGCTTTAGCTTTTTTAATCGTTGCTATGGCAAGACCACAAAGTTTTTCTTCGGGCGAAAATATTTATACAGAGGGAATTGATATTGCAATGCTGCTTGATATTTCCAGCAGTATGCTCGCAGAAGATTTTCATCCTAACAGGATTGGCGCTGCAAAAAATGTAATTGATGATTTCATACAGGGCAGGGTTAGTGATAAAATCGGATTGGTAATTTTTGCCCGTGAGAGTTTTACTCAATGCCCACTTACAATCGACTACCCTGTGCTTAGGGGATTGTTGAAAGATATTAAAAGCGGTATGATTGAAGATGGAACAGCTATTGGGAACGCAATTGCAAACGGTGTTAACAGGTTAAAGGATAGTAAGGCTAAAAGCAAAGTAATCATTCTTTTAACAGATGGCGTGAACAACGCTGGTGAAGTGGATCCGTTAACAGCAGCACAAATTGCCAAAACTTTTGGAATACGTGTATACGCAATCGGTGTGGGAACAATTGGTGAAGCGCCATATCCTTTCCAAACACCTTACGGAATTCGATATCAAATGGTTCCGGTTGAAATTGATGAAGGAGTTCTTAAACAAATTGCATCAATTACTAATGGAAAATATTTCCGTGCTACCAATAATAAAAAGCTTGAAGATATTTATAAAGAAATTGATAAGATGGAAAAAACAAAAGTTGAAATTACTTCATACAGAAATGCTAAAGAACTTTTTTATGGCTGGCTCGGTGCTGGTATATTTTTTCTTTTCCTGGAAATGGGATTATCGAGAACAGTTTTTAGAAAAATTCCATAGCTGACTTTATAATAATTTTTACATTAAGATATTTATTTAATCAAAATTAAGTTACCTAATGTTCAGATTTGCACATAGTGAGTATTTAAACCTTCTTTATTTAATTCCATTACTGGTGGTTTTTTACTGGTGGACTTACAGGAAGCAGAGCAAACTACTTGAGCTTTTTGCTAATAAGAAATTATTAAAAGTTCTTTCACCTGAAAGAAGTAGATCTAAATTTATTTTAAAGAGTGGATTAAATTTGTTCATAGCCACTTTATTAATTTTAGCATTGGCAAATCCACAAATTGGTATAAGGTACGAAGAAGTTAAACAGGCTGGAATAGATGTGTTTATTCTCCTTGATGTTTCCCTTAGTATGAAGGCAGAAGACATAAAACCAAACCGCCTTGATGTTGCAAAACAATCAATCTCAACTTTAATTCAAAAGTTAAGAGGTGATAGATTAGGTCTGATAGTTTTTTCCGGAGCTGCTTATGTTCAGTTTCCTTTAACAACTGATTATGCGGCGGCCAATCTGCTTTTAAATGCAACAAGTTTCAACACCGTACCTCAACCCGGCACAGCTATAGCCGAAGCTATTAAGTCGGCGGTCAGATCTTTCAAGGAGGATGTTAAAACTCAAAAGGTAATTATTATTATAACTGATGGCGAGGATCACGAGGGAGACATAACCGGTGCAGTTAATGAGGCTGGAGATAAAGGAATAAAAATTTATACAATCGGGATGGGCTCGCCGCAGGGTGTTCCGATTCCAATTGGTAATCAACAAGGTCAGCCTGCTTATA is a window encoding:
- a CDS encoding VWA domain-containing protein, whose translation is MFTDTHFAYSWMFYFLLLLPLLAFWYWKTGRNKSTSVTFSSLKILKGFPPTLRERLRHLIFVLRLLALAFLIVAMARPQSFSSGENIYTEGIDIAMLLDISSSMLAEDFHPNRIGAAKNVIDDFIQGRVSDKIGLVIFARESFTQCPLTIDYPVLRGLLKDIKSGMIEDGTAIGNAIANGVNRLKDSKAKSKVIILLTDGVNNAGEVDPLTAAQIAKTFGIRVYAIGVGTIGEAPYPFQTPYGIRYQMVPVEIDEGVLKQIASITNGKYFRATNNKKLEDIYKEIDKMEKTKVEITSYRNAKELFYGWLGAGIFFLFLEMGLSRTVFRKIP
- a CDS encoding VWA domain-containing protein; translated protein: MFRFAHSEYLNLLYLIPLLVVFYWWTYRKQSKLLELFANKKLLKVLSPERSRSKFILKSGLNLFIATLLILALANPQIGIRYEEVKQAGIDVFILLDVSLSMKAEDIKPNRLDVAKQSISTLIQKLRGDRLGLIVFSGAAYVQFPLTTDYAAANLLLNATSFNTVPQPGTAIAEAIKSAVRSFKEDVKTQKVIIIITDGEDHEGDITGAVNEAGDKGIKIYTIGMGSPQGVPIPIGNQQGQPAYKTDEQGNIVLTKLDELTLQQIANDGKGKYYRGSSSGNELDQIYNELSKIEKTEYGTAKVTDYEDRFYYLLAAAIILLMIEFFISEKRSARWAKFSKKVGIES